A part of Tardiphaga sp. vice304 genomic DNA contains:
- the truB gene encoding tRNA pseudouridine(55) synthase TruB yields MTDTSANRAIDSRIDESNAADEKKFAPIAPNEAGDELPTTHVGGAEFAPAQHPRGNNDPRGKQSRQQGQVRRDKRDVHGWVVLDKPIGMTSTHAVAVVKRLFQAKRAGHAGTLDPLASGGLPIAMGEATKTVPFVMDGRKRYRFTVTWGEERDTDDTEGKVTFTSEARPTPEQIRALLPQFIGNIEQTPPQYSAIKIAGERAYDLARDGEVVPLVPRPVVIHDFVLVEQQDGGHSVFEAECGKGTYVRALARDMGRLLGCYGHISALRRTLVGPFAEADMIPLEQLEALCDRAASGEGNLADALLPVETALDDIPALAVTRADAARLHRGQAVLLRGRDAPDSSGTVYVTVAGRLLALAEIANGELIPKRVFNLTGLTSSARKESN; encoded by the coding sequence ATGACCGACACCTCCGCCAACCGCGCGATCGATTCGCGAATCGATGAATCGAACGCCGCGGATGAAAAAAAATTTGCACCGATCGCGCCCAATGAAGCTGGCGATGAATTGCCGACCACCCATGTCGGCGGCGCGGAGTTTGCGCCGGCGCAGCATCCGCGCGGCAACAACGATCCGCGCGGCAAGCAGTCGCGCCAGCAGGGCCAAGTGCGGCGCGACAAGCGCGACGTCCACGGCTGGGTGGTGCTCGACAAGCCGATCGGCATGACCTCGACGCATGCCGTCGCCGTGGTGAAGCGGCTGTTCCAGGCCAAGCGCGCCGGCCACGCCGGTACGCTGGACCCCTTGGCCTCCGGCGGCCTGCCGATCGCGATGGGCGAGGCCACCAAGACGGTTCCCTTCGTGATGGACGGCCGCAAGCGCTACCGCTTCACCGTCACCTGGGGTGAGGAGCGCGATACCGACGACACCGAGGGCAAGGTGACGTTCACCAGCGAGGCCCGGCCTACGCCTGAGCAGATCCGTGCCCTGCTGCCGCAGTTCATCGGCAATATCGAGCAGACTCCGCCGCAATATTCCGCGATCAAGATCGCCGGCGAGCGCGCCTATGACCTGGCGCGCGACGGCGAGGTCGTGCCGCTGGTTCCCCGGCCCGTCGTGATTCACGATTTTGTGCTGGTCGAACAACAGGATGGCGGTCATTCGGTGTTCGAGGCCGAATGCGGCAAGGGTACCTACGTCCGGGCGCTGGCCCGCGACATGGGCCGTCTGCTCGGTTGCTACGGCCATATCAGTGCGCTGCGCCGCACGCTGGTCGGCCCATTTGCCGAAGCCGACATGATTCCGCTGGAACAGTTGGAGGCTTTGTGCGATAGAGCCGCGTCTGGTGAGGGCAACCTCGCCGACGCGTTACTGCCCGTTGAGACCGCGCTGGACGACATCCCGGCACTGGCCGTCACACGGGCGGATGCGGCAAGGCTCCACCGGGGCCAGGCCGTTTTGTTGCGCGGACGGGATGCGCCCGATAGTAGCGGCACAGTTTATGTCACGGTGGCAGGCCGACTTCTGGCCCTCGCCGAGATTGCCAATGGCGAACTCATCCCCAAGCGCGTGTTCAACCTGACCGGACTCACCAGTTCGGCACGCAAAGAAAGTAACTGA
- the rpsO gene encoding 30S ribosomal protein S15, translating to MSITAERKAEVIKTNANKATDTGSPEVQIAILTERITNLTAHFKTHVKDNHSRRGLLKLVSTRRSLLDYIKRKDEPRYKAMLEKHNIRR from the coding sequence ATGTCGATTACCGCAGAACGCAAAGCGGAAGTCATCAAGACCAACGCCAACAAGGCCACCGATACCGGCTCGCCGGAGGTTCAGATCGCGATCCTCACCGAGCGGATCACCAACCTGACCGCGCACTTCAAGACCCACGTCAAGGACAACCACTCCCGCCGTGGCCTGCTGAAGCTCGTCTCGACGCGTCGTTCGCTGCTTGATTACATCAAGCGCAAGGACGAGCCGCGCTACAAGGCGATGCTCGAAAAGCACAACATCCGTCGCTAA
- the pnp gene encoding polyribonucleotide nucleotidyltransferase — MFNIHTVEIDWGGRPLKLETGKVARQADGAVIATYGETVVIATVVAAKTAKDGIDFLPLTVDYIEKTYAAGRIPGGYFKREGRPTEKETLVSRLIDRPIRPLFVDGWRNETQVVVTVLSHDMENDPDILALIATSAALTISGAPFQGPIGAARVGFINDEFVLNPTLDEMADTQLDLVVAGTQDAVLMVESEAKELNEDVMLGAVMFGHRHFQPVIKAIIELAEKAAKEPREVVTIDDSALEKEMLGMVETELRSAYSLPIKQERYAAVGAVKKKAMAHYFPEGEEPKYDKLRIAGVFKELESKIVRWNILDTKKRIDGRDLTTVRPIVCEVGVLPRAHGSALFTRGETQALVVTTLGTGEDEQYIDSLSGTYKETFLLHYNFPPYSVGETGRMGGTKRREIGHGKLAWRAVHPVLPGHHEFPYTIRVVSEITESNGSSSMASVCGASLALMDAGVPLKRPTAGIAMGLILEGERFAVLSDILGDEDHLGDMDFKVAGTDAGITSLQMDIKIAGITEEIMKVALGQAKEGRIHILGEMSKALNNARAELGEYAPRIETFKIPTDKIREVIGTGGKVIREIVEKTGAKVNIDDDGTVKVASSDGESIKAAIKWIKSIASDPELNAIYDGTVVKVMEFGAFVNFFGAKDGLVHISQLASGRVQKTSDVVKEGDKVKVKLLGFDDRGKTRLSMKVVDQTTGEDLEAKQKAEEGTAAAE; from the coding sequence ATGTTTAATATTCATACCGTCGAAATCGATTGGGGCGGTCGTCCGCTCAAGCTCGAAACCGGCAAGGTCGCCCGTCAAGCCGACGGCGCCGTCATCGCCACCTATGGCGAGACCGTCGTCATCGCCACCGTGGTCGCCGCCAAGACCGCCAAGGATGGCATCGACTTCCTGCCCTTGACCGTCGACTACATCGAGAAGACCTACGCCGCCGGCCGCATCCCGGGTGGCTACTTCAAGCGCGAAGGCCGTCCGACCGAGAAGGAGACCCTGGTCTCCCGCCTGATCGACCGTCCGATCCGCCCGCTGTTCGTCGACGGCTGGCGCAACGAGACCCAGGTCGTCGTCACCGTGCTGTCGCACGACATGGAAAACGATCCGGACATCCTGGCGCTGATCGCCACCTCGGCTGCCCTGACGATTTCCGGCGCCCCGTTCCAGGGCCCGATCGGTGCGGCCCGCGTCGGCTTCATCAACGATGAATTCGTGCTCAACCCGACGCTCGACGAAATGGCCGACACCCAGCTCGACCTGGTCGTCGCCGGCACCCAGGACGCCGTCCTGATGGTCGAATCGGAAGCCAAGGAACTCAACGAAGACGTCATGCTCGGCGCCGTGATGTTCGGTCACCGCCACTTCCAGCCGGTTATCAAGGCGATCATCGAGCTCGCCGAGAAGGCCGCCAAGGAGCCGCGCGAAGTCGTCACCATCGACGACAGCGCGCTCGAAAAGGAAATGCTCGGCATGGTCGAGACCGAGCTGCGCTCGGCCTACTCGCTGCCGATCAAGCAGGAGCGTTACGCTGCCGTCGGCGCCGTCAAGAAGAAGGCGATGGCGCACTACTTCCCGGAAGGCGAAGAGCCCAAATACGACAAGCTGCGCATTGCCGGCGTGTTCAAGGAACTGGAATCGAAGATCGTTCGCTGGAACATCCTCGACACCAAGAAGCGCATCGACGGCCGCGACCTGACCACGGTCCGTCCGATCGTCTGCGAAGTCGGCGTGCTGCCGCGTGCGCACGGTTCGGCGCTGTTCACCCGCGGTGAAACGCAGGCTCTCGTCGTCACCACCCTCGGCACCGGCGAAGACGAGCAGTACATCGACTCGCTGTCGGGCACGTACAAAGAGACGTTCCTGCTGCACTACAACTTTCCTCCCTACTCGGTCGGCGAAACCGGCCGCATGGGCGGCACCAAGCGTCGCGAAATCGGCCACGGCAAGCTTGCCTGGCGCGCGGTGCATCCGGTGCTGCCGGGTCATCACGAATTCCCCTACACCATCCGCGTGGTGTCGGAGATCACCGAGTCGAACGGCTCGTCCTCGATGGCTTCGGTCTGCGGCGCGTCTCTCGCGCTGATGGATGCGGGCGTCCCCCTGAAGCGGCCGACCGCGGGTATCGCGATGGGCCTCATTCTCGAGGGCGAGCGCTTTGCGGTCCTGTCGGACATCCTGGGTGATGAAGATCATCTCGGCGACATGGACTTCAAGGTCGCCGGCACCGACGCCGGCATCACCTCGCTGCAGATGGACATCAAGATCGCCGGCATCACCGAAGAGATCATGAAGGTCGCGCTCGGCCAGGCCAAGGAAGGCCGCATTCACATTCTCGGTGAGATGTCGAAGGCGCTCAACAATGCCCGTGCCGAGCTCGGCGAATACGCGCCGCGCATCGAGACGTTCAAGATCCCGACCGACAAGATCCGTGAAGTGATCGGCACCGGCGGCAAGGTGATCCGCGAGATCGTGGAAAAGACCGGCGCCAAGGTGAACATCGACGATGACGGCACCGTCAAGGTGGCGTCCTCCGATGGCGAGTCGATCAAGGCCGCGATCAAGTGGATCAAGTCGATCGCAAGCGACCCGGAACTCAACGCGATCTATGACGGCACCGTCGTCAAGGTCATGGAGTTCGGTGCGTTCGTGAACTTCTTCGGCGCCAAGGACGGCCTGGTTCACATCAGCCAGCTCGCGTCCGGCCGCGTGCAGAAGACCTCCGACGTCGTCAAGGAAGGCGACAAGGTCAAGGTCAAGCTGCTCGGCTTCGACGATCGCGGCAAGACCCGCCTGTCGATGAAGGTCGTCGACCAGACCACCGGCGAAGACCTCGAAGCCAAGCAGAAGGCCGAAGAAGGCACCGCTGCGGCAGAGTAA
- a CDS encoding superoxide dismutase, with the protein MTMMSRRHLMLAAAGAAAIAAAPRFAFAQAAAPAAATPFVLPPLTYPVAALEPHIDAKTMEIHHDKHHAAYVANMNAFAKDAPQIASTPIVDVLGKLGDVPEAIRTGVRNNLGGHANHTMFWQIMGPNGGKPEGEVLAAIERDLGGMEKFQTDFNAAGGRQFGSGWVFVTVDKAGKLAIENRPNQDNPAMDGKRALMGNDVWEHAYYLNYQNRRADYLKAWWNTVNWKVIGDRYAMAKAGTLGV; encoded by the coding sequence ATGACCATGATGTCCCGCCGCCATCTGATGCTGGCCGCCGCCGGCGCCGCCGCCATTGCCGCAGCGCCGCGCTTTGCCTTCGCCCAGGCCGCAGCGCCCGCCGCTGCAACCCCTTTCGTGCTGCCGCCGCTGACCTATCCGGTCGCCGCCCTGGAACCGCATATCGATGCGAAGACCATGGAGATCCATCACGACAAGCACCACGCCGCCTACGTCGCGAATATGAACGCGTTTGCCAAGGACGCGCCGCAGATCGCATCAACGCCCATCGTCGATGTGCTCGGCAAGCTCGGCGACGTGCCGGAAGCGATCCGCACCGGCGTCCGCAACAATCTTGGCGGCCACGCCAACCACACCATGTTCTGGCAGATCATGGGACCGAACGGCGGCAAGCCGGAAGGTGAAGTGCTCGCCGCGATCGAACGCGACCTCGGCGGCATGGAGAAATTCCAGACCGACTTCAACGCCGCCGGCGGCCGCCAGTTCGGTTCGGGCTGGGTGTTCGTGACCGTCGACAAGGCCGGCAAGCTCGCGATCGAGAACCGTCCCAACCAGGACAATCCGGCGATGGACGGCAAGCGCGCCTTGATGGGCAACGACGTCTGGGAGCACGCTTATTACCTGAACTACCAGAACCGCCGCGCCGACTATCTCAAGGCGTGGTGGAACACGGTGAACTGGAAGGTGATCGGCGATCGCTATGCGATGGCCAAGGCCGGCACGCTGGGCGTCTGA
- a CDS encoding 2-hydroxyacid dehydrogenase, which translates to MSVKKKPLVVVTRKLPDSIETRMRELFDARINLDDTPLTEAQLLDAMRTADVLVPTVTDEITKELLEQPDLKVKLIANFGNGVDNIDVIAAQARGIIVTNTPKVLTEDTADMTMGLILAVPRRLIEGASILTEGKDWPGWSPTWMLGRRLGGKRLGIIGMGRIGQAVARRARAFGLQIHYHNRKPVAPVIADELGATYWDSLDQMLARMDIISVNCPHTPATFHLLSARRLKLVRKDAYIVNTARGEVIDEETLTKLIESGDIAGAGLDVFEHEPAVNPKLLRLAKAGKVVLLPHMGSATIEGRVEMGEKVIINIRAFLDGHKPRDRVFPAML; encoded by the coding sequence ATGTCGGTCAAGAAAAAACCCCTGGTCGTGGTCACCCGCAAGCTGCCGGACAGCATCGAGACGCGGATGCGCGAACTGTTCGACGCCCGCATCAATCTCGACGACACGCCGCTGACGGAAGCGCAATTGCTCGACGCGATGCGAACTGCCGACGTGCTGGTCCCGACCGTCACCGACGAGATCACCAAGGAACTGCTCGAACAGCCCGACCTCAAGGTCAAGCTGATCGCCAATTTCGGCAATGGCGTCGATAATATCGACGTCATCGCGGCGCAGGCGCGCGGCATCATCGTCACCAATACGCCGAAGGTGCTGACCGAAGACACCGCGGACATGACGATGGGCCTGATCCTCGCGGTGCCGCGGCGCCTGATCGAGGGCGCCTCGATCCTCACCGAAGGCAAGGACTGGCCGGGCTGGTCGCCGACCTGGATGCTCGGCCGCAGGCTCGGCGGCAAGCGGCTGGGGATCATCGGCATGGGCCGGATCGGCCAGGCGGTGGCGCGCCGCGCCCGCGCCTTCGGGCTGCAGATCCACTACCACAACCGCAAGCCGGTGGCCCCGGTGATCGCCGACGAGCTCGGCGCGACCTACTGGGATTCGCTCGACCAGATGCTGGCGCGAATGGACATCATCTCGGTGAACTGCCCGCACACGCCGGCCACCTTCCATCTGCTGTCGGCGCGACGCCTCAAGCTAGTGCGCAAGGACGCCTATATCGTCAACACTGCGCGCGGCGAGGTAATCGACGAGGAGACGCTGACCAAGCTGATCGAGTCGGGCGACATTGCAGGCGCCGGCCTCGACGTGTTCGAGCACGAGCCCGCGGTCAATCCGAAGCTGCTGCGGCTGGCGAAAGCCGGCAAGGTCGTGCTGCTGCCGCATATGGGATCGGCCACGATCGAGGGCCGCGTCGAGATGGGCGAGAAGGTCATCATCAACATCCGCGCGTTCCTCGACGGCCACAAGCCACGGGACCGGGTGTTTCCGGCGATGTTGTAG
- a CDS encoding SH3 domain-containing protein: protein MAFRRVVGAALLGAACLGLSVQPGSAARDAARDAANNVPVGGSGLPVPRYVSLKSDHVNVRAGPTKDNDVAWVYTKSGLPVEITAEYENWRRVRDSEGAEGWVYHSLLSGRRTAVVTMKNKDDLASIYDSPDATSPVAARLQAGVVAQVKRCKNSWCRVMGAGFDGWIEQQRLWGVYADEKVD from the coding sequence ATGGCGTTCAGGCGTGTGGTGGGTGCGGCGTTGCTGGGGGCAGCTTGCCTCGGCCTTTCGGTGCAACCGGGTTCGGCGGCGCGGGATGCCGCCCGGGACGCGGCCAACAACGTGCCGGTGGGCGGCAGCGGGCTGCCGGTGCCGCGCTATGTCAGCCTGAAGTCCGACCATGTGAACGTCCGCGCCGGCCCGACCAAGGACAATGACGTGGCCTGGGTCTATACCAAATCCGGCCTGCCGGTGGAGATCACCGCCGAATATGAGAACTGGCGCCGGGTGCGCGATTCTGAAGGCGCCGAGGGCTGGGTCTACCACTCGCTGCTGTCGGGCCGCCGCACCGCGGTGGTGACGATGAAGAACAAGGATGACCTTGCCTCGATCTATGACAGTCCGGATGCCACCAGCCCGGTGGCCGCCAGGCTGCAGGCCGGCGTGGTGGCACAGGTCAAGCGCTGCAAGAACAGCTGGTGCCGCGTGATGGGCGCCGGCTTCGACGGCTGGATCGAACAGCAGCGGCTATGGGGCGTCTATGCCGACGAGAAGGTCGATTGA
- the irrA gene encoding iron response transcriptional regulator IrrA — protein MSDIASNGNTSSVSSDAAAVAEINRGRQPALTGCPWHDVNEMLQSVGLRPTRQRMALGWLLFGKGARHLTAEMLYEEASLAKVPVSLATVYNTLNQLTDSGLLRQVSVDGTKTYFDTNVTAHHHYYLENNHELVDIPDPHMVLQKMPDVPEGYEISRIDMVVRLRKKR, from the coding sequence ATGAGTGACATTGCTTCGAACGGCAATACGTCGAGCGTCAGCAGTGACGCTGCTGCGGTTGCGGAAATCAACCGCGGTCGCCAGCCGGCGCTGACCGGCTGCCCTTGGCATGACGTCAATGAGATGCTGCAGTCGGTGGGCTTGCGCCCGACCCGCCAGCGCATGGCGCTGGGCTGGCTGTTGTTCGGCAAGGGCGCCCGCCATCTGACCGCGGAAATGCTCTACGAGGAAGCCTCCCTCGCCAAGGTCCCGGTATCGCTCGCCACGGTTTACAACACGCTGAACCAGCTCACCGATTCCGGCCTGCTCCGGCAGGTCAGCGTGGACGGCACCAAGACCTACTTCGACACCAACGTCACCGCGCATCACCATTATTACCTCGAGAACAACCACGAGCTGGTCGACATTCCCGATCCGCACATGGTGCTGCAGAAAATGCCCGACGTTCCCGAGGGCTACGAGATCAGCCGCATCGACATGGTCGTCCGGCTGCGCAAGAAGCGCTGA
- the fabA gene encoding 3-hydroxyacyl-[acyl-carrier-protein] dehydratase FabA, whose translation MQDKRSSYEYEDLLACGRGELFGPGNAQLPLPPMLMFDRITEINDNGGEFGKGLIRAELDVTPELWFFACHFKGDPVMPGCLGLDAMWQMVGFFLGWSGGIGPGRALGLGELKFSGQVLPNVKKVVYTIDVKRVMRSKLWLGIADGSLSADGEIIYRAKDLKVGLFKQEAAAALQPGT comes from the coding sequence ATTCAGGACAAGCGCAGCAGTTACGAGTACGAGGATCTGCTGGCCTGCGGCCGTGGCGAATTGTTCGGCCCCGGCAATGCGCAACTGCCGCTGCCACCGATGCTGATGTTCGACCGCATCACCGAGATCAACGACAATGGCGGCGAATTCGGCAAGGGCCTGATCCGCGCCGAACTCGACGTCACGCCGGAACTCTGGTTCTTTGCCTGCCACTTCAAGGGCGACCCGGTAATGCCGGGCTGCCTCGGTCTCGACGCGATGTGGCAGATGGTCGGCTTTTTCCTCGGCTGGTCCGGCGGCATCGGCCCCGGCCGCGCGCTCGGCCTCGGCGAGCTGAAGTTTTCCGGCCAGGTTCTCCCGAACGTCAAGAAGGTGGTCTACACCATCGACGTCAAGCGGGTGATGCGCTCAAAATTGTGGTTGGGCATTGCCGATGGCTCGCTTTCGGCAGATGGCGAGATTATCTATCGTGCCAAGGACCTGAAGGTCGGCCTGTTCAAGCAGGAGGCTGCTGCCGCATTGCAGCCGGGAACGTAG